In Dermacentor silvarum isolate Dsil-2018 chromosome 2, BIME_Dsil_1.4, whole genome shotgun sequence, the following proteins share a genomic window:
- the LOC119442583 gene encoding growth arrest-specific protein 1, with translation MSACHAALSAVLLLVAAVACGRSSSSATPADNNEDAPQVRSCEEVQMRCAQRKGCGSALHAYLYQCNEVIQAGAPQCPVPCQRALAALTSTDEGRGLSDCECGENAVCRKSKLRVEVCREAVEKLTAPGARIPCSVAFWMCEAEPQCGTALAYYYRYCRGAFHGKRCTPRCNNSLAILNRQPRSDTLRSCYCDGSEEFPCQKIRDRTDQLCYGRQEPSTTPKPGSAGTAVLPAGWPQLTLAVTLLLVAVAARCGLCSVSDVT, from the coding sequence ATGAGTGCCTGTCACGCCGCTCTCTCGGCCGTGTTGCTGCTCGTGGCGGCGGTCGCCTGCGGCCGGTCGTCGTCCTCGGCCACGCCGGCGGACAACAACGAGGACGCGCCTCAGGTGCGTTCGTGCGAGGAAGTGCAGATGCGGTGCGCGCAGCGCAAGGGCTGCGGCTCGGCGTTGCACGCCTACCTGTACCAGTGCAACGAGGTGATCCAGGCGGGCGCCCCGCAGTGTCCCGTGCCCTGCCAACGCGCGCTGGCCGCGCTCACGTCGACGGACGAAGGCCGCGGCCTCTCCGACTGCGAGTGCGGCGAAAACGCCGTGTGCCGCAAGAGCAAGCTTCGCGTCGAAGTGTGCCGCGAGGCCGTGGAGAAACTGACTGCCCCGGGGGCGCGCATCCCGTGCAGCGTGGCTTTCTGGATGTGCGAGGCCGAGCCCCAGTGCGGCACGGCGCTCGCCTACTACTACCGCTACTGCCGCGGCGCGTTCCACGGCAAGCGGTGCACGCCGCGGTGCAACAACAGTCTGGCCATCCTCAACCGTCAGCCGCGATCGGACACGCTGCGCTCGTGCTATTGCGACGGCTCCGAGGAGTTTCCCTGCCAGAAGATCCGCGACAGGACAGACCAGTTGTGTTACGGCAGGCAGGAACCATCGACGACACCCAAGCCCGGTTCTGCGGGAACCGCTGTGCTTCCGGCCGGATGGCCCCAGCTGACACTCGCCGTCACGCTGCTTCTCGTCGCTGTCGCTGCGCG